aatgatgccgATGCTGGGTTTTGGGGAACATTTATCTGTGAATTTTCAAACAAATGTGCTAATTTATCTGACTACGTGAGTGCGTGTCCAAGTTTTATGTATGTTAGGTCTTCCTACCCGTGGCTGCAGATCCTGCCACAGTGGCTGTGTGCGGGCCCAGTCCCAGAGACCCAgagacacctccacctcccccagAAACACATTCCTTCCCAGCGGCTCGGCGTGCCACACAGAGAGGTTCAGAGTGCGACTCCGCAGCTCACTGATCCGCACTTTATACTGAATGAACATGATCAGAATGTTAACACAGGGCATGCGAGGACAAATCATTACAGGATGATGAATTATGCAACTAAAAAACTGCATCCATTTTGTCATCACATTGTATATGTATCGGTTGTGGTGCGGCCATAAAGAGGAGACAAATGTCAGATGGGGGGATTACTGGGACTGACTTGTCCACTTTATGTAACATGTAAATGAGAGTGTCTCACTCGGAGCGTCTGATCATAGACTGGGTTTAgtgtcttcttcttcactgACGTCTTCTTCTTACTGTTACTCGACTTGTCTGGCAAGAGATAGGTTTTTACATATCTgtaatgagcacacacacatatacacacacagctttattgACTTGGTATGCGACACTGTTGATTTAATATGTCCCTTTGCATGTACAGTCACTTACGGATCAGAGCGGTTCTTGCGTGCCGCAGCAATGTCCTCACATCGATAAACTCTGACTTGCAGCTCCTCCTTCTGGCTGTCGTAAACCAATGAGTACTGGATGCGGCCCCTCACCTCCACCAGTCCAAAATCCCCCGAGCTAAACAGACTCATCATGCTCCCATTGAGCTGTAACACGCAGAGCAATGATCAGCTTCTACGTCATTGTCCTGAGCTGAGTCATCTTGCTTCAATTACTGaaatgtgtgcgtgcgtgcatgcgtacgtgcatgtgtgcgtgcgtgcgtgtgtgtgtgtgtgtgtgtgcgcgcacgtATATAGTGCGTGAGTACCGTGTAGCCCAAATGAAGGCTGCTGTTGGAACTGCTTGTTCTCAGGGAAGCTGGATCAGGCTCTGtcaggctgctgctcagagagtCAGTGTCCCCGTTGTGCCTGTCAATCAAGTCTtcctaaacacacatacacacacagagagctcttATTTTGCTACAGTGGATAGAGAACCAGTGTGTACTATGACAATGATAATCAGTGGCGTGTGGTATAATCACCTCAGTTACCTCTGAGTATCCATTACTTCTCCTTTCGCACTCTGTGAGCAGAGTGATGGGTTAATATTTAGTAATGGGGGTTAGCTACAGATGTGAGAGAAGCCTTCATACCTTTGGATGAAGATGAATTATTTCTCTGCTTGTTGCCCTGTAATTAAAACTCATTTAGATGAATATTCAGAACACATTTTGGAGGAAAATGTTCACACAGACCTGCACCGAAGTGTTTTTTGTTCTGGGTGAAGGTATAGGTTTTGAACTTCCCTGAATCCTGAAAACAAATCAGAACATTGTAAGGGCAGCTATAAGTAAATGTTACAATAAGCGATGTTTTCTCAGACAGACACCCTCACTAACCCTCCATTTTCCTCTTCCTTTGTACCCTTCAGTCTTCCCTCTGCCTCAGAGGAGGTGTTGTGTAGGGAGATTTCCTCTCTATCTCCATTGAACAGTGCATTCAGGGGCACatctgtaaccatggcaacaaccaCAGAACCGTCACTGGGATATCCTtgtagcagcaggaggaggaaaaaaaaaccctcactgGCCAATGACAGTAACACTGCATTACCTAAAAACTGACCTCTGCTCTTTGTCTTCCTGTGGCGTATGGTGGCGTGGACCAGATCGCTGACTGAGGTCCGACTGCAGTGGCGTTTGGTTTGCTCATCTTTGAACCACGCGCCTGACAGAAAACGCAGACGTGTtgggtctgtctctgtctgctcgAGGATCCTGCAGCATTGATGAAAAGCTaagtcaaacagaaaacaatcaaAACCTCCTGTGTGCATAAGTCAGCTGATGACAGCGTCCATGTGGAACACTCAATGTTCTAACTTCTATCTTTATGTACACAACATGTGTCAGTTCTGCcatcacacaaaacacacagtgtgacctGCCTGCTTCCCCCTATtacactgaaaacaacacaaggtTACACACGGCTGCTATAAAAATCTATTCACCGATCCACAAATCGATTAACACTTTAGgtaaataaaatgatttatttactgttattcagacttttctcttcttctcttttttcttcttctttttgactTTAAAGGTGCAGTTTTGTCCTAAGTAAATCACTTTATGGTTTAATCTATAGCTGCAGTTGTATGTCTCCACCATGGAATTTAACCAAAACATCACATCAACGTTACAGTGACCTTTGATCTTTTGCATCCCTTATGTTACAGATTTTAATCATTGACAAATCATTGTACAGAGACAAATTAGTCACCTCTGACCTTACACGTCCTTCATCACGATGACGCAAATCCAAGTCTCGCTGCAagacctgcaggatggaggacTGCTCTTCATCTGTCAGGTGGCTCAGGTCAAGAAATGAGTCGGCCCGCTCCCCCTCCATTCCTGACAGAGATGTATGAGCACCCTTAGACAAATATCTGGTCATCCCTAATTATAATCTGTCCTTATTTCAAATCGTGCAACACcagttttttttacaattaaaaagtGGCAAAATGTGAATAATCTTTAGCTGTAAAACACTGGAGAAATGTCTCAAAAGATTCAAAAAGTCTTCAGTGTGTCCATGTGGAATCACCCGAGGACTCCTCAGACATAGCTGCTATCCCTGCTCAACTGCAGGTGAAGCAGCTCAAGCCTCCTGTACCTGCAGTGGCTACAACCATTACATGCACACCCACAATGATGCTTCACCTTTAATGATCTAATAATGTTATCTTATCTGTTACTTGTTGCATATACATGTGCAGGTTTTTGGCCAAATATAacctgctgcaccaacaacatGTAACTTTTATGTCTGCGTATGTGTGCTTTAACTGCCTAAGAAATTAACGCATGCGCAAAAAGAGGCTCTCCTATCCAAACGGTTTGCTCGGCAAACAGGATATCAAGGAGTGCGCCACACCTCCTACAATTAAACACTTTTAAAACCAACAATAATACTATAACATGTATTTTCCAGGCATCTTTATTTTGCTGTGGTACATTTATCTTCACTCCACAGAGCCGAAAAGTTTTAGCGTAGCCTATACTTAATGGTAAGAGATCACCAAAGTGTGGCGTCATGGTTAATTAtatccctttaaaaaaaaacccgaGCTGCACCTTCCTCATCATGAACACCGCGAGAGACAAAACACCTGTCGccactttttcctctttttttggaTCAAAGGTTAAGCATTTATTTTTCTCCGATTTATCgaaaacacaggaaaaacagaggaaaacCCGTGTTACCTTATTTGACAGCTCCCGTCTGTTCCATCTGTGAAAGGTTTTGGGGAAAGTTTTCCTGAGtgcggtgtgtgtctgtgtgcgccaCCGTTTGTGTAGACTGAGTAAACGCAGTGAACACGCCCCTCCAAAGTCTGTGCTCACGGGGGCCGCGCTGAGCTGGGAGCCCAGCTTCAGGCGGAACAAACACAACTACAGACATAGGAGAGtgaatgtgtgcgtgtgaagtgtgtgtgtgcgcgcgtcctACTGATATGGTGTATTTGTCTGACTTGCATACACACACGGATGTTTCACCAAATGGCAGGGTGGAGGTGTAACTTTCTTCCTTGTACATGTCCACACCtgctaaacacacactgaggttgCACCTGGTGGACTGTGCACAGGTAGACAAACAGAACAAGCTTTCTGTTTGCGAAGCAGAAGAATTTTAGTGTGGGAGCTTGTGTGCTGCGTTTCTCTTTCACTCAgtggaaaagtgtgtgtgtgtgtgtgtgtgggaggagggggtgggggcgAATTCAGTGTGAAAACAGACCCATATTCAGTCCTGTCTTTTGTCAACAGACTTGGACGACAGCCACTGTCTGCTCAGACGGGGAAAGCTTTTTTGTGTGGGTTTAACCAAGCCTGCGGGTCCTGGCTCAGATGGAGGCCTGGGCATCCGAACTGCGGCACCACTGCTCCTCTAAAGGCCTCCATCAAGGCTGTGTCAGAGCTGCATGCTGG
This region of Parambassis ranga chromosome 2, fParRan2.1, whole genome shotgun sequence genomic DNA includes:
- the sytl1 gene encoding synaptotagmin-like protein 1 isoform X1 encodes the protein MEGERADSFLDLSHLTDEEQSSILQVLQRDLDLRHRDEGRVRILEQTETDPTRLRFLSGAWFKDEQTKRHCSRTSVSDLVHATIRHRKTKSRGQFLDVPLNALFNGDREEISLHNTSSEAEGRLKGTKEEENGGIQGSSKPIPSPRTKNTSVQGNKQRNNSSSSKECERRSNGYSEVTEEDLIDRHNGDTDSLSSSLTEPDPASLRTSSSNSSLHLGYTLNGSMMSLFSSGDFGLVEVRGRIQYSLVYDSQKEELQVRVYRCEDIAAARKNRSDPYVKTYLLPDKSSNSKKKTSVKKKTLNPVYDQTLRYKVRISELRSRTLNLSVWHAEPLGRNVFLGEVEVSLGLWDWARTQPLWQDLQPRVCLSRDSISTRGNILLSVKYIPDGFEGGGLPLTGELHIWLREAQGLLTNKGGPIDSFVRSYILPDTSQQSGQKTRVVKRSISPTYNHTMVYDGFHASDLKEACAELTVWQREGLKTHVLGGIRLSCGTGQSYGEAVSWMDSTEEEVAVWNSMIENPNHWIDTTLPIRINLTHRSE
- the sytl1 gene encoding synaptotagmin-like protein 1 isoform X2; this encodes MEGERADSFLDLSHLTDEEQSSILQVLQRDLDLRHRDEGRVRILEQTETDPTRLRFLSGAWFKDEQTKRHCSRTSVSDLVHATIRHRKTKSRDVPLNALFNGDREEISLHNTSSEAEGRLKGTKEEENGGIQGSSKPIPSPRTKNTSVQGNKQRNNSSSSKECERRSNGYSEVTEEDLIDRHNGDTDSLSSSLTEPDPASLRTSSSNSSLHLGYTLNGSMMSLFSSGDFGLVEVRGRIQYSLVYDSQKEELQVRVYRCEDIAAARKNRSDPYVKTYLLPDKSSNSKKKTSVKKKTLNPVYDQTLRYKVRISELRSRTLNLSVWHAEPLGRNVFLGEVEVSLGLWDWARTQPLWQDLQPRVCLSRDSISTRGNILLSVKYIPDGFEGGGLPLTGELHIWLREAQGLLTNKGGPIDSFVRSYILPDTSQQSGQKTRVVKRSISPTYNHTMVYDGFHASDLKEACAELTVWQREGLKTHVLGGIRLSCGTGQSYGEAVSWMDSTEEEVAVWNSMIENPNHWIDTTLPIRINLTHRSE